Below is a window of Marinitoga hydrogenitolerans DSM 16785 DNA.
ATAGTTATAGTCTTTAACTTGCTCATTCTTTATCATCCTTTTCCACTTCATTTATAACCCTTTTTGCTAATTGAACATAAGGAGCTACATGTTCTGGTTTACCAAAATATGCTGCAGGTTTTCCTGTATCCATATTTATTCTTATATCTTCACTAATTGGAATTTCAGCTAAAATTGGTAATTTGTACTTTTCTGCTAATGATTTTGCTCCATCTTTACCAAATATATAATGCTTTGTGTGACAACTTGGACATTCAAAATATGCCATATTTTCAACTAAGCCTAACACCTTTTTATTCATCACCGTAAAGAAGTTTATTGCTCTTTCTACATCATCTTTTGAAACTTCAGATGGAGTTGTGACTATTATAGCTCCGTCAAACTTTTTCAACATTTGCATTACTGTTAATGGTTCATCTCCTGTTCCAGGAGGTGCGTCTATAATCATATAATCCAACTCTTCCCATTCTATGTCATTGAAAAATTGTTTTATAGTTCCCGTTTTAATAGGACCTCTCCATACTATCGGTTTTCCTGACTCTGGGACAAATTGGGAAACTGATATAACTTTTACACCAT
It encodes the following:
- a CDS encoding Mrp/NBP35 family ATP-binding protein, which encodes MVDKKVQFNLPNQEELKNIKHIIMVMSGKGGVGKSTIAVNLAVALSLEGRKVGLMDIDMHGPNVMRMLGGTEKDHPYQVGEKIVPPEVNGVKVISVSQFVPESGKPIVWRGPIKTGTIKQFFNDIEWEELDYMIIDAPPGTGDEPLTVMQMLKKFDGAIIVTTPSEVSKDDVERAINFFTVMNKKVLGLVENMAYFECPSCHTKHYIFGKDGAKSLAEKYKLPILAEIPISEDIRINMDTGKPAAYFGKPEHVAPYVQLAKRVINEVEKDDKE